One Hydrogenophaga crassostreae genomic region harbors:
- a CDS encoding LysR family transcriptional regulator, translating to MLSVDALIGFVAIIDSGSFSAAAERLGQTPSGVSRSLSRLEAQLGMTLIKRTTRRLSLTEEGDWLLARARKILADLQETENQLAARLSQPSGLVRLNAATPVLDHLIAPLMADFLDAYPLVRLELVSGETVVDLIDERADLAIRIGPLADSTLNARQLGSSRLRVLASPAYLAIHGTPTHVAALVRHRLLGFTAPHSLNIWPLPQEGGDGLPVLPVIAASSGETLRHLALTGAGVVCLADFLTRQDVSNGDLVPILESETLPWSQPVWAVFYKQEALASRVSALVGFLSERLTGQL from the coding sequence ATGCTGAGCGTAGATGCCCTTATTGGCTTTGTTGCCATCATAGATTCGGGATCGTTTTCTGCCGCTGCCGAGCGGCTTGGACAGACCCCATCGGGCGTCAGCAGAAGCCTTTCGCGACTGGAAGCGCAGCTGGGCATGACGCTGATCAAGCGGACGACAAGGCGACTGAGCCTGACAGAAGAGGGCGATTGGCTGTTGGCGCGCGCGAGGAAGATCCTTGCGGACTTGCAAGAGACTGAAAATCAACTGGCCGCCCGTCTGTCCCAGCCTTCAGGCTTGGTTCGCCTGAACGCGGCCACGCCCGTTTTGGACCACTTGATAGCCCCCCTGATGGCGGATTTCCTGGATGCCTACCCACTGGTGCGACTCGAACTGGTCAGCGGAGAGACCGTTGTCGATCTGATCGATGAGCGGGCCGATCTGGCCATTCGCATCGGCCCTTTGGCCGACTCCACCCTCAATGCCAGACAGCTGGGTTCCAGCCGCCTTCGCGTTCTGGCATCCCCTGCGTATTTGGCGATCCACGGAACGCCAACCCATGTCGCGGCGCTTGTGCGGCATCGACTGCTGGGCTTCACGGCACCCCATTCGCTCAATATCTGGCCGTTGCCCCAAGAAGGGGGTGACGGCCTGCCTGTGCTCCCGGTGATTGCTGCCTCCAGCGGTGAAACCCTGCGGCACCTGGCCTTGACAGGGGCCGGCGTGGTTTGCCTCGCCGATTTTCTGACCCGGCAGGATGTGTCGAATGGCGACCTGGTCCCCATCCTGGAATCAGAAACGCTTCCCTGGTCGCAGCCGGTGTGGGCGGTGTTCTACAAACAAGAAGCGTTGGCCTCTCGTGTTTCCGCTCTGGTCGGTTTTCTGTCCGAGCGGCTCACCGGGCAGCTGTAG
- a CDS encoding GFA family protein encodes METKTLTGSCLCGSIRYTVHGETQRAFHCHCSRCRKATGTGHASNLFVAGTLTWDAGESLVRHFKVPEAERFTNAFCSECGGRVPRSAAGSGMVMIPMGSLDDDPGIEPQARIFQGSRAAWSCSGHALPGFDAMPG; translated from the coding sequence ATGGAAACCAAGACACTCACTGGCAGTTGCCTGTGCGGCAGCATCCGCTACACCGTGCATGGCGAGACGCAGCGCGCCTTTCACTGCCACTGTTCGCGGTGCCGCAAAGCGACAGGAACAGGCCATGCATCCAACCTGTTCGTCGCCGGCACGCTCACCTGGGACGCTGGCGAGTCGCTGGTGCGGCATTTCAAGGTGCCAGAGGCCGAGCGGTTCACGAATGCGTTCTGCAGCGAATGTGGTGGACGGGTTCCGCGGTCGGCTGCGGGGTCGGGCATGGTCATGATCCCGATGGGATCGCTGGACGACGACCCGGGCATCGAACCACAGGCGCGGATCTTCCAGGGCTCGCGGGCAGCCTGGTCGTGCAGCGGCCACGCGCTTCCCGGGTTCGACGCGATGCCGGGCTGA
- a CDS encoding MFS transporter: MPLALWALTLSAFAIGTTEFVIVGLIPTIADSLNVSVPSAGLLVSLYALGVAVGAPVLTALTGRVPRKQLLLGLMALFTVGNLVAWMAPGYEALMAARVLTGLAHGVFFSIGSTIATGLVPKEKAASAIALMFTGLTVALVTGVPLGTFIGQTFGWQSTFLAVSLLGAIAFVGSWILVPNNLAQSTPASLVAQFAVLKKPRLLLVYAMTALGYGGSFIAFTYLAPILQEVSGFSAGSVSLVMLVYGVSVAFGNIWGGKLADKKGPIGALQIVFALLALVLFALTFTASNTWLALATVLAWGAVAFGNVPGLQVYVVQRAELDAPEAVDVASGLNIAAFNIGIAGGAWGGGLIVAQFGLMATPWVGGLVVLGALGLTTLAGRLDRRDGIRPSARPTHAVAAH; the protein is encoded by the coding sequence ATGCCTCTCGCACTGTGGGCGCTGACACTCAGCGCCTTCGCCATCGGAACGACTGAGTTCGTCATCGTTGGACTGATCCCAACCATCGCAGACAGCCTGAATGTCTCTGTGCCTTCGGCCGGGCTTCTGGTCAGCCTCTATGCCCTGGGCGTCGCCGTCGGTGCACCGGTGCTGACGGCGTTGACTGGACGTGTGCCACGCAAGCAACTGTTGTTGGGCTTGATGGCCTTGTTCACCGTTGGCAATCTGGTGGCGTGGATGGCCCCGGGCTATGAGGCACTCATGGCGGCGCGGGTGCTCACCGGGCTGGCACACGGCGTGTTCTTCTCCATTGGATCCACCATCGCGACGGGCCTGGTGCCCAAGGAAAAGGCCGCCAGTGCCATTGCACTGATGTTCACCGGCTTGACCGTTGCACTGGTCACCGGCGTACCACTGGGCACCTTCATCGGCCAGACATTTGGCTGGCAATCGACCTTTCTGGCGGTTTCCCTGTTGGGCGCGATTGCGTTTGTCGGCAGCTGGATTCTTGTGCCGAACAATCTGGCGCAAAGCACGCCGGCCTCGCTGGTGGCGCAGTTCGCTGTGCTGAAAAAGCCGCGCCTGCTGCTGGTGTATGCCATGACAGCCTTGGGCTACGGCGGCTCATTCATCGCCTTCACCTACCTCGCGCCGATTCTGCAAGAAGTGTCCGGCTTCTCTGCGGGCAGTGTCAGTCTGGTCATGCTGGTGTATGGCGTGTCGGTCGCGTTTGGCAACATCTGGGGCGGCAAGCTGGCAGACAAAAAAGGGCCAATTGGGGCGCTTCAAATTGTCTTTGCGCTGCTCGCGCTGGTGTTGTTTGCGCTGACCTTCACCGCTTCCAATACTTGGCTTGCGCTGGCAACGGTGCTGGCATGGGGGGCTGTTGCGTTCGGCAACGTACCGGGCTTGCAGGTGTATGTGGTGCAGCGCGCTGAGCTGGATGCCCCCGAGGCTGTGGATGTTGCCTCAGGCTTGAATATCGCCGCGTTCAATATCGGAATCGCAGGCGGCGCCTGGGGCGGTGGGTTGATCGTTGCTCAATTTGGTCTGATGGCAACACCTTGGGTTGGCGGTCTGGTCGTGCTCGGCGCACTGGGGCTGACAACCCTGGCCGGGCGGTTGGATCGCCGAGATGGTATTCGCCCGAGCGCCAGACCAACCCATGCGGTGGCGGCTCACTAG